One Setaria viridis chromosome 5, Setaria_viridis_v4.0, whole genome shotgun sequence genomic region harbors:
- the LOC117854478 gene encoding DNA repair protein XRCC2 homolog isoform X1, with protein MAREAGGDPRAWLAVDETAAAFISRSLASRPPIILPPPLHRAPLRPGNVVEIAGPSNSGKSHLLLMAAVQCILPKEWEGIYFGGLGKSVMYLDLDCRFDVLRLAQILRNRIAEGFAHLRNGGLEKDGTKDEFQCSFENTLFSDCMQHFLYVRCYNSSEFTAALKTVQSQSRSEVLGVGIYFVMIDSIGAFYWIDRASQPVRESKGKSLQSVTETVVHEIRTFLQLQPALVLVTKAPIYAEGTTTANDFNRGSSKYTLEDSTVLRYSRQEEERTLSYREYMPSIWQSFVTHRINLQVEEAEVPSVQENGVHSTHTSEWVQPSLKTKEKFSIVDDGVILIQ; from the exons ATGGCCAGAGAGGCGGGAGGAGATCCCAGAGCGTGGTTGGCCGTAGacgagacggcggcggccttcATCTCCCGCTCCCTCGCCTCGCGCCCCCCAATcatcctcccgccgccgctccaccgtGCGCCGCTCCGCCCGGGCAACGTCGTCGAGATTGCCGGCCCGTCCAACTCCGGCAAGTCTCACCTTCTTCTCATG GCTGCAGTGCAGTGCATATTGCCAAAGGAATGGGAGGGCATCTACTTTGGGGGCCTGGGGAAGTCAGTCATGTACTTGGACCTGGACTGCCGATTTGATGTGTTGCGGCTGGCTCAAATTCTGAGGAATCGAATTGCTGAGG GTTTTGCACATCTGAGAAATGGAGGCCTTGAAAAGGATGGCACCAAGGACGAATTTCAGTGTTCTTTTGAAAACACGCTGTTCTCTGATTGCATGCAGCATTTCTTGTATGTCCGTTGCTACAACAGTTCTGAATTTACAGCTGCTTTGAAG ACTGTACAGTCTCAATCAAGGAGTGAAGTTCTTGGTGTCGGTATATATTTTGTTATGATAGACAG CATTGGTGCTTTCTACTGGATAGATCGTGCTTCTCAACCTGTCCGAGAGAGTAAAGG GAAGTCACTGCAGAGCGTTACTGAAACTGTTGTCCACGAGATACGCACGTTTTTGCAACTTCAACCTGCATTGGTGTTGGTCACGAAGGCACCCATTTATGCAGAAGGCACTACAACAGCAAATGACTTCAATAG GGGTTCTTCGAAGTACAcgctggaggattcaaccgttTTGAGATATTCAAgacaggaggaagaaagaactCTCTCTTATCGGGAATATATGCCATCAATATGGCAG TCCTTTGTTACACACAGGATAAATCTGCAAG TAGAAGAAGCAGAAGTTCCCTCTGTGCAGGAAAATGGGGTGCATTCTACACATACTTCTGAGTGGGTGCAACCTTCCCTTAAAACAAAGGAGAAGTTTTCTATTGTGGAT GATGGTGTTATCCTTATACAGTGA
- the LOC117854478 gene encoding DNA repair protein XRCC2 homolog isoform X2 produces the protein MAREAGGDPRAWLAVDETAAAFISRSLASRPPIILPPPLHRAPLRPGNVVEIAGPSNSGKSHLLLMAAVQCILPKEWEGIYFGGLGKSVMYLDLDCRFDVLRLAQILRNRIAEGFAHLRNGGLEKDGTKDEFQCSFENTLFSDCMQHFLYVRCYNSSEFTAALKTVQSQSRSEVLGVGIYFVMIDSIGAFYWIDRASQPVRESKGKSLQSVTETVVHEIRTFLQLQPALVLVTKAPIYAEGTTTANDFNRGSSKYTLEDSTVLRYSRQEEERTLSYREYMPSIWQSFVTHRINLQEEAEVPSVQENGVHSTHTSEWVQPSLKTKEKFSIVDDGVILIQ, from the exons ATGGCCAGAGAGGCGGGAGGAGATCCCAGAGCGTGGTTGGCCGTAGacgagacggcggcggccttcATCTCCCGCTCCCTCGCCTCGCGCCCCCCAATcatcctcccgccgccgctccaccgtGCGCCGCTCCGCCCGGGCAACGTCGTCGAGATTGCCGGCCCGTCCAACTCCGGCAAGTCTCACCTTCTTCTCATG GCTGCAGTGCAGTGCATATTGCCAAAGGAATGGGAGGGCATCTACTTTGGGGGCCTGGGGAAGTCAGTCATGTACTTGGACCTGGACTGCCGATTTGATGTGTTGCGGCTGGCTCAAATTCTGAGGAATCGAATTGCTGAGG GTTTTGCACATCTGAGAAATGGAGGCCTTGAAAAGGATGGCACCAAGGACGAATTTCAGTGTTCTTTTGAAAACACGCTGTTCTCTGATTGCATGCAGCATTTCTTGTATGTCCGTTGCTACAACAGTTCTGAATTTACAGCTGCTTTGAAG ACTGTACAGTCTCAATCAAGGAGTGAAGTTCTTGGTGTCGGTATATATTTTGTTATGATAGACAG CATTGGTGCTTTCTACTGGATAGATCGTGCTTCTCAACCTGTCCGAGAGAGTAAAGG GAAGTCACTGCAGAGCGTTACTGAAACTGTTGTCCACGAGATACGCACGTTTTTGCAACTTCAACCTGCATTGGTGTTGGTCACGAAGGCACCCATTTATGCAGAAGGCACTACAACAGCAAATGACTTCAATAG GGGTTCTTCGAAGTACAcgctggaggattcaaccgttTTGAGATATTCAAgacaggaggaagaaagaactCTCTCTTATCGGGAATATATGCCATCAATATGGCAG TCCTTTGTTACACACAGGATAAATCTGCAAG AAGAAGCAGAAGTTCCCTCTGTGCAGGAAAATGGGGTGCATTCTACACATACTTCTGAGTGGGTGCAACCTTCCCTTAAAACAAAGGAGAAGTTTTCTATTGTGGAT GATGGTGTTATCCTTATACAGTGA